CACGGCCCCGTAAATCCAACGACCTATTTTCCCTACCCGACATTCAGTTCGTCTAATCGGTGGACCGACTTCGTTAGGTTGGAAATCAATTCAACCATCCGAGAGGGGTCGCCGGGTTTTGAATACCAGACACCTTCCAGAAAAACAGCATCGTCCACCGAGTCAGGCGTGCGGCCAGAATACACAATGAACGGAACTCCCCGTCTATTCAGCAGAGAGGCCACGCCGGCCGAATTACCGTCTTTTAGACTGACGTCTATTACCGCGGCCAAAGGCGTATGGCTCTCCAGCCACGTCAGAGCGTCAACGCAAGTCGAAACGATCAATACGTCAGAGTAGCCTCCAGCTAGGAAGCTACATTCGATGTCGAGGGAGATAAACGGCTCGTCTTCTAAGATGAGGATCGTATCAATGCACATTTGTCACTCGATGTAGTGGAATGAGACGGAAAGCGAAAAGCAAATAATTACGCGCAGTTGGAACACATTGCCGCGCCATAGATTAGTGAAACATGGATAGTGAAACCTTCGAAACCTTGCCTGGACCGATTGCTCTCGTTGTGGACGACGAGCCGCTAGTCCGTATGGACACTGCGGATATCATCGCAGAGGCGGGTTTTCATGTTATCGAAGCTGCGACGGCGGACGAAGCGTTCGAGTTCCTGAAAAAGCACAACTCGCTAAGGCTGCTGTTTACCGATATCTAGATGCCTCGCGACATGGACGGCGTAGCGCTGGCCAAGTACGTCGGCGAACACTGGCCCCATATTTTTGTGGTGGTCGCGTCCGGCGCGATTAAGCCCGCACCTGATGATCTGCCCGACACAGCGCGGTTTCTAAGCAAGCCACTCGACCAGCGTCTGGTCCTTGAAACGCTTCGGGAGCATTGTGCCGTTAAGTGAATGTAGCGTGCCGAGGCTGGCCGATAATAACAACGGCCAGACGAGGCAGCGTCCACACTTCCTAGCGGTACGTTATGAATGGGAATTCCGCATGCAACTCAGGTAGATGCCCTGTTTCATGGCATCTACGAACTGCTGCCTTTGGGCAAGAGTGTTTCCAATAGACGCTTGAAAAGCCGATTCAATAATGTATTCGATAGTATTTACGGTTGAAGGCTTGTTGCTGTGTCCTTCGTTAACAAGTTCTCCGTACCAGTAATTTCTTATTTGTTCAGGAGATTTCCCCTTTTGCCTTTCGATCATTATAGATTCGGCAACTAAAGACATCCCTTTACATGCGTCTTGAATATCTGCAAAAGACATGGTGCTGGATAGAAGCAGAAAGCTACCTGCCGTGAATATCTTCCGGATCATTCGCTACCTTCCATACCTTGCGCGTCTGGTTGGGCAGACTTGGGCGATGTGACGATAGATAGACTGCCGTTGGGGAACCCGCTTGCTCTTGGATGCCAAAGATTTGCCAGGTGATGCCAACGGGGGCTGGCGCTTTGCCGATACCGTTCTGTAGCCACTGGCCGATAATGACAATTACCAGTCAGGGGAGGTTTGGGCATTATGGCCATCCCGGGTGCTGGTCCGGCCGTTGCCGCAGGTTGGTTGGCCGCAACTGCGGCTGGAGCCGTGGCAGGCGCTGTTGTCGGCGGAGCTGCTGGCGGTCTGATCGGTGGATTGACGGAGTCCGGCGTCGATGAGCGAGACGCACATGTTTTATGCGGAAGGCGTGCGGCGTGGTGGTACTAAGTTGTCGACCTTCCGAAAGCGACTTTCGATAGCCGTACGTTGTTACGAGAACTGTTGAACCAATGGAGGCAACAATGCTGCGCCTTGTTCCAACGCTTGCGGCGATTTTAGTGCTGTGCGGGTTTTCTATTGTTTCCTCGCCTGCGGTGGCACAGGACAATCCGCCAATTCAGGTAACCTCCGGGATTGAGTATCAGTTTCTGGAGCGTTGGGATGTCGATCGGCTGAATCAGATACTGAAAGTCGATACGCCAAAGTTTGCTGGAATTCCCGTATCGTACAGTCCAGCGAGCAATGCAGTGCGGCTTTATCGCGTGGGCCCAGGATATGGCAGCCCTGATCATTGAACTTTACCGTCAGGGCGTTCAAAACGTTCAGGCGCTTCGCCGACTTATTGGAGGGTCGGAGCATATTTAGAGTGACGGATGAGGAACACGTCCCGGCGATCGTTGGTAAGCGATTTTCGGGGAGGCTGACATGCAAATTGCAAAAACAAGGAACCCGACAGACGTCAAATGGTTGAACCCTGTGCACCTGCAAATTCAGGGGTGTCCTCGGGCGCGAATAGACGGTCCAGCCCAAGCTCCGGTCTATTTGACACAGCAATGGCCGTCGCATTTCGGATACGAGCATGAACACGCAAGAACTAAATATATGTCTGCTATGGCGGGAAGACTGGATGCGGAGCAAGCCCGTAAGGCTTTTGTGGCCGCGGCCGTTAAGGCGAACGTAATTGGCAACGCTTATCACCGCGCAGCTCCCCGTCGCCAAGTGGCATGACATGATCGGAGAACCGACCATCGCAGACGCAATCCTCGATCGGATCATCCACAATGCGCACCGCATTGCCCTTGAAGGCGACAGCATGCGACGGCAAAAAACACCATCCCACTTGACCGGCGCTGAAAACGGCGAAATCAATCGCTCATGACTTCAACCAGGCAGGCGAAAATCGACCACACCATGCTGTCCCGGACTTAGTGTAACGACTGTCCGCGATTTAGTGAAACGACTGTCCCGTTCTTCCGAAATACGCAGGTCGGCGTGCGGCCAGTATTCGGGACACCCTGATCAAGCAGTTCGTGGAGGCCCAAGCACCCGTTTTCGATGACGAAATGGTTGCTCGCAACCGTGTCGGTACAACCTTAGGTCGTGGCCAGTGGCGGGTTCAGGCATAGCTCTTCTGACAACAGGAACAGTTGAAGCTCGCCTCTCGCACATCACACGACAATAGGAGATTGATCCATGGAAATAGGTATCATCGGCGTTGGCCACATTGATTTAATTTTCACTAAATTACTCTCTATGATTGCACAAAAAGAGAAGGGCGCAATGGGGGTGGAGGAAGTCTTTTGCGGGAGAGCCTTCGGCTCGACCGATCCCCTACCGGAGGCGCGAGGTTCTGCGAAAGCAGGGCCTCGCTACCCTTTTCGTGCTTGGAGAAGTTGAAGATGGTGTTGACGATGAGCCCAAGCAGCATGAATCCGCCGAGGAGGCTGGGGAGGAAATCGGCTATAATCCATGCTGGTGTAGGAATTGTCTGGGAATAGGCACGGTTCACCGTGGGCGGTGGGGACTGCCGCCGCGAAAAGCATGCAGCCGTCCCCTTAGCGTCAGAAGCAGTTGGTGTTGCAGTACTGCGTGTCGCCGATCCAGTAGCAGCTGGTGGTGCAGGTTGTGGCGGCGGCGATGTTGGCGACCGTGGTGGCCAGCAGCGATGCGAGAAATATGGTAGCAACAAAAGTCTTCATGGGGTAGTTCTCCCTGGGGCAGTCATCATCAGACCCACCATGCCCGAGGTGGGTAACCGGGCCGAAGCCCGGTTTCGACTATGGTCTCACTGCAGGTTCCGACAGCCCTTGTGCTCAGTCTTGCCGGCGTCCGCTTGAGGGGAAGGTAAATTATCGCTCCCTTCGCAGCGGCACATGGCATTTCAATGCTGAGTTAACAAGATTGCTGGCTGCCAACCGCAAATCTGTGGCAGCCAAGAACAACTATTGGCCGTGCACCGGCCCCATTCAGGAAGCCCCGGTGAGGCGTGGGGTGACGACGAAAGTTCGGCGCAGGCGCACTCAACACGGCTGAGGGCGTGATTGGCTAGTTAAGCGCCAGAGGGCCCGAGGGTGGATGTGATGGTCGCTATCGCGACGCTTTCCTGGAGCTTCGGCCTCTTCACGCGAACGCTTTCGGTCGATGTATGGATGCAGCGCGGACGGCGAATTTAGTGGCGCAGTAGACGGCGGCACACGGATCGACGACATGGCCGTAGACAGAGGAAACGTTGATTATGTGTCCGGACTTCCCCGCCTTCATGTGCGGCAGCACCGCGGCGATGCCATAAAGCGCGCCCTTAATGTTGACGTCGATCATGCGATCCCACTCGTCCATCTTTAGACGTTCGAACGGGGCAAGCGGCATCAGACCCGCATTGTTCAGCATGACATCGATTTGGCCGAATTTGCTCACCGCCGTATCCACCAGGTTGCTAACCTGCTGCCTGTCCGTGACATGTGTCTGGACCGCCCTGACCTTGTAGCCCTTTGTGGTGAGTTCGTCCGCCAGTGCATCTATGCGGTCACGCCGGCGGGCACCGAGCACCACGGTGGCACCTCGCTCGGCGAGTTGGTGCGCCGTAGCTTCTCCAAGT
This genomic stretch from Pararhizobium capsulatum DSM 1112 harbors:
- a CDS encoding response regulator; its protein translation is MCIDTILILEDEPFISLDIECSFLAGGYSDVLIVSTCVDALTWLESHTPLAAVIDVSLKDGNSAGVASLLNRRGVPFIVYSGRTPDSVDDAVFLEGVWYSKPGDPSRMVELISNLTKSVHRLDELNVG
- a CDS encoding DUF982 domain-containing protein, whose product is MQIAKTRNPTDVKWLNPVHLQIQGCPRARIDGPAQAPVYLTQQWPSHFGYEHEHARTKYMSAMAGRLDAEQARKAFVAAAVKANVIGNAYHRAAPRRQVA